ACAGTGTGCTGTGCTTCCGATACCAGCGGACAGTGGCCGCGGATAACACGGTGAGCTTTGGTGGAGAGGACCTGCAGATCGAGCCTGACAGCGAGCGGAGCACATACGCCAGGGCGACCGTAGAGGTACAGGAGCGGCTGGACGGGCGCATCGTGGTCATGCACAAGGGGCGTGAGCTGGCCAGCACGGTTGCTCCCCTAAGACCCGCAGTCCTGCGAGCAAGGCGAAGAAAAGCTCAGGCGGGCAAGCGAGGAGAGGGGCGTGCTGGAGACGGACCCGTCTCCAGCACACCCCTCTCCTCGCCCAAGGATCGAAAGCCGGCTCCAGATCACCCTTGGAGATCGAGACTGATTCAACCAAAACCAGTCGTACTGACAAAATCACTGAGCAGTAAGACTGACAAAGTCATTGAGCATTGACACGAGAAGGGCGAAACGGCCAAGGGAGGCGAAAACGCGATGTTATAATCGACTGGCCGGAAAGGCGAATGAAGCTCAAAAGAGGCGTAGTTGAAAGTCCTTGACGAAGGCGCTGCACGGCTTGGTGTCCCTCTTGACGGCGATAAGATCGCCGCTTTCGAAAGGTACGCCGCCGAATTGCTTGATTGGAACTCCCGGTTCAACCTGACTGCCGTCACCGACCCGCTCCAAATCCAGTCCCGTCACTTTCTGGACTCGTTGACGACCGTCCTCGCCCTCCCGCAAGGCTACTTAGCTCGTCCCGGGAGTATGATAGATATAGGGTCGGGAGCGGGGTTCCCCGGAATTCCGCTCAAGATCGCCTTCCCCCAGGCGCGGTTAACGCTCCTGGAGGCGACGGCGAAGAAGACGGCCTTCCTTTCGCACGTTGCGGGCGCCCTGGGGCTGGTTGATACAACAGTAGTGACGGGAAGGGCGGAAGACCTTGGCCACAGCCCGGAACACCGCGCGCGGTACGACCTGGTGGTATGCCGCGCCGTCGCCCGACTGAATACGCTCGCCGAGATCACTCTCCCCTTCGCGAAAAGGGGTGGCCTTGTAGTGGCCCACAAGGGTCCCGGAGCAGCCGAAGAGATCGAGCAGGCGCGCAAGGCTATCCGCGTCCTGGGCGGTTCGATTTCGGAAGTGAAAAAGGCGCGCATCGAAGGCTCGGACTGGGGCGGCGTGCTTGTTGTGATCGAGAAGGTTGCGGAGACGCCCTCAGCATACCCGAGGCGCGCCGGCGTTCCCGGCAAGAGTCCTCTTTAGCGCTGGAGATTAATGGCAAACAACGGCGGCGAACAGAACCTTACTTCCACTCTCCGGAAGCGCATCTTCTCACTCCCCACGCTCGTATCCTTCGGCGTGGCGATCATTTTCCTCTTCTTTCTCGCCACTCGCTTTGACCTCGACTGGGGCCAGACGTGGGAGAGTATCAGGTCAATGGACCCGTGGCAGTACCTGCTCGCCCTGTCCCTTTACTACGCCAGCTTCTACTTCCGGGGCATCCGGTGGATGATCCTTTCGCGCAGCGCAGGGCTGAACGACACGCCCGGCGCAAAGACGCCCACGGTTCTCCAGTTCTCCCAGATGATCGTGATGGGCTGGTTCGTAAACTCGGTCGCCTGGCTGCGGGCGGGCGATTTCTACCGCGCGTACGCATTGTCTGACAAGGCGCGTACGAGCTTCTCGTGGAGCCTCGGCACCATCTTCGCCGAGCGCATCATGGACATGGCGACGGTCATGCTGATAATTGTGGTCGGCGCGCTTGCATTCGTCGCGACGTCCGACCTGAATTCTGCCGGGGTTTTGGCGCTCGGCATCGCCGTTGGATTGGCCGTGCTTGTCATCTCGGCACTGGTGTTGATGAAGCTCTACGGAGTGCGCCTGGCCAGCCGACTGCCGAAGCGCCTCGAGGAGAAGTACCAGCGCTTCCACCTTGGCACCGTGGGCAGCTTCAAACAGCTGCCGATCCCATTCGTGCTCAGCATCATCGGCTGGACACTCGAAATCGCGCGCCTGTACTTCGTAGTAAAGGCGCTCGGATTCGAGATCGGCATCCCCCTGGTGATAATAGTTGCGCTGGGACACGCGATGCTCAGTACCGTGCCGACGCCGGGCGGCGTCGGCGCCGTCGAGACGGGCGTCACCAGCCTGCTGCTCCTCGGCATGACACGGCACGACGCCGCCGCAGTCGCCATTGTGGACCGCTCGATAACGTACCTCAGCGTCATCATCATCGGCGGAATCCTCTTCTTCCTCTGGCAGGTAGCCCGCTCCCGCAGCAACCGTCCATCCGACACGCGCCGGACGCCGCCGCTGCCGGGCGAGCAAGCCCGCGCGGACGGCGGGTAGATAGCCTATTCCCATGTCCTCCGTTCACTGCGCGTCAATGTGCTAGAATGTGCACGTTTAAGCGGAGGTGTCGTGTGTCCGAAACGAAGCAATGGTATAGCGTGAACGAAGCCGCGGAATACCTCGGAATATCCCGCCGCACGGTTTACAAGCTGTGCGAGGGGAGCCACCTCCCTGTCTACTCGATCGGCAGCGGTCGAACGCGAAGGTTCCGAAAGGAAGACCTGGACAGGGTTCCCATCAGAACTGAGAAGCCGAAAAAGCGAGTCCTCCGTGTGATCGATCCGGCCTTGGCCGAGCTGTGGGACAACGAGAAGGATGCCGAATACGACAAGCTATAAGCGCGGCGACATATTTCTCGTGGAGTTCGTATTCTCCGAGGGGACCGGAATGAAGAAGCGTCCCGCCGTGTTGGTCAGTTCAAACTCATACAACGCCGCCCGAAAAGATGTGATAGTGGCGGGGGTGACCACCGATGTCACCAGACTACTGGTGGGCGACCACCTGCTGGCCAACTGGCGTGAAGCGGGCCTGCTGCATCCGTCGGTCGTCACAGGCATCATTTCGACCATTAAACAAGACATGGTCGGCCGCAGGATCGGCTCACTGAGCGAAGCGGATATCAGACAATTGAACAGAGTCGTTCAGGCAACCTTCGGGCTGCCGGCCATCCTCCCATAACCGTTTAAGGAGATCTCATTTTCATGACCACAAAATCCACGCCTAACCTCAAGCTCAAGAAGCACAGCGCCGCCGTCAGCATCGGCCCGGACAGGGCCCCTGCGCGGTCCATGCTTCGCGCCGTAGGCCTGCGCGACGACGATATGGAGAAGCCCTTCGTCGCCGTCGCCAACCTGGCCAGCGACGTCACGCCGTGCAACGTCCACCTCACCCGCATCGCCGAGAAGGCGAAGGAGGGCCTGTGGGCGGCCAACTGCGCGCCTTTTATGTTCGGCACGATCACGATCAGCGACGGCGTCTCGATGGGCACGGAGGGGATGAAGGCCTCACTCGTGAGCCGCGAGGTCATAGCGGACTCCATCGAGACGGTATGCTTTGGAGAGGGCATGGACGGCTTGCTGGCCGTCGCCGCGTGCGACAAGAATATGCCCGGCTCCATCATGGCGATGGCCCGCCTGAACATCCCTTCGATCTTCATCTACGGCGGGGCTATCCTGCCCGGCCACTTCAACGGCAACGATGTCAACATCCAGGACGTGTTTGAAGCTGTCGGGAAGCACTCCCGCGGCACGATGTCGTTCGAGGAGCTGATTGCGCTCGAGAAGGCGGCATGCCCCGGCGAGGGCGCATGCTCCGGTATGTTCACCGCCAACACCATGTCCTCCGCCATCGAGGCGCTCGGCATGTCCCTCCCCGGCGCGGCGTCCATCCCGGCCGTCGACAGGCGCGGCGAGGGCGTTGCCTACAGCGCGGGCGCGGCCCTGTACGGCCTGCTTGAGAAGGACATCAAGCCACTCGACGTCATCACCAGGAAGTCCCTCGAGAACGCGATCACCGTCGTCCTCGCGATGGGCGGCTCAACGAATGCCGTCCTGCACCTGCTCGCCATCGCCCACGAGGCGAAGGTGGAGCTGAGCATCGACGACTTCGACCGCCTCGCCCGCAAGACGCCGTACATCACCGACCTCCGCCCCGGCGGCCGGTTTGTCATGTCCGACGTCGACCGCTCCGGCGGACTCCAGGTGGTCATGAACGAGCTCCTGCAGGCGGGCCTGCTCCACGGCGATTGCATTACCGTAACAGGCAAGACCGTTGCTGAGAACCTCGCCGGGATTCAGATACAGAAGCCGGACGGGAAGGTCATCTACCCCGCCAAAACGCCGCGCAGCCCCGTCGGCGGTCTCGCGATCCTGAAGGGCAACCTCGCGCCGGAGGGCGCCGTGATGAAGGTTGCGGGCACAAAGCACCTCAAGCACGAGGGCCCGGCGAAGGTCTTCGATGGCGAGCGCGCCTGCTTCGCCGCCGTGACGAAGGGCGAGGTCAAGCCCGGAGACGTCGTCGTCATCCGCTACGAAGGCCCCAAGGGCGGCCCCGGCATGCAGGAGATGCTTGCCGTCACCGGCGCCATCATGGGCCAGGGCCTGGGCAACAACGTGCTGCTCCTCACGGACGGCCGCTTCTCCGGCGCAACCCACGGCCCCATGATCGGCCACGTCGCGCCCGAGGCGGCGGTCGGCGGGCCGATTGCACTGGTCCAGAACGGCGACATCATCTCCATGGACGTGGAGACGCGCCAGCTTAACGTGAAGGTCTCGGACGAGGAACTGCAGCGCCGCAAGAATGCGTGGAAGGCACCCGCGCCAAAGTACACCTCGGGCGTCATGGCCAAGTTCGCAAAGCTCGTCGGCTCGGCGTCGAAGGGCGCCGTGACGGGGTAGGGCGAAGCCGGGATACCGAAACAGAAGAAGGGCTTCCCGAACTGGGAAGCCCTTCTCGTTTGAAAGCCTTGTCGGCCCTGGCTCCGTGAACTTCGCCTCAGTTCCGGTGCCCCTCCACGCTGAGCCGCCTCGACTCCATGGACTCTGCCTCTATCTCGTCGGCCGCCCGCTCTGCCTGTCGCTTGATGCCCCGCAGCAGCGTGCGCTCCATGAAAAAGTGCACCGGCTCCAGCGCGTACAGGTTCACCGGTGTGCCGGCAATGCTGGATCTGCCCCTGGCCTTGAACCTCACGACTACCCGGGTCCTGTCGCCGGGTAGAGGCTCCAATACGAACGCCCACGTCGCGTCCGGCAGGCCGTCCTCCGGAGAGCCCTCGTAGATCCGTGCCCGGTCGCCCGGCGAGCGCATGATGAGATGGCGCTCATCCTCGACGCGGTCGACTACGAAGGAGATATCCGGGTGCCTGTTGGGCGCAAGGCGGACGATGTCGCCGGCCTGCATCGGCCCGGCGGCGGACATGCTGGACTCCATCCCGTTGTGGACATCGGAATCGTCAAATACCTCGTCCTCGATGCCCGACCACCCCTGGCCCAGCTTCATCAGCCACGGCCACACGGCGGACGGTGGCGCGTCGATTGTGATCGAGCGCGTCGTCGAATAACGGGGATGGTCCATCAGCTCGTCACCGGGGAGCGATGAGACGAATTCGTAAGGTGTCGAGCTCCATCTCCGGAACCACGGTCTCGCAAGGAACCAGTATGCCGCGCCCGCCGCCGCAACCCCCGCCGGGACAAGATATAGCGCCGTGCTAGAACTACCGCGACCCATTGCTGCACCTCCGTTTTCACATAAATGGATTTGAGATTGGGGACAATCCAAGTATTCCATGAAAATCGGAGAATGGGCTCTCGATTTCAAGGCACGTTAGGCCTAATGCATGTCCAGCGTGAACCTGGCCCCCTCTGGACCCTCTTTGTAATCGAAGACCGCGTCCGTCTTCTCCAGGTTCTCCACCAGTCCCGGGTCGATGAGCAGGACAGTCGTCCCTTCGTACTCTATGAACTGCTCTCCGCCCTTCTCCGGGCTGATGACCACACCGAAGTCGCCCTCGCCGATCCAGTCCGGCGGAGTCGCCAGCTTCAGGTACCTGCCCTTCGGCAGGTTTCGCGTCTCCAGTATCGCCTTTAGCTGCGCCTTGGCAGCCTCTGTAATCGTAAGCATTGTGTCTGGCCTGTCTTGACGTTCGAACGGCTGTTAGCCAACTACCAACTACCAACTACCAACTACCCGCCCAGCTCTTTCCGCACGATCTTCGTCCCTTCCACCATCGCCTTGAGCTTCAGCTTCGTGATCCACCGGGGGAGCTGGAAGAAGCCGCAGTCCGGTACGATCCATAGCTTATCAGCGGGGCCATACTTGAGGTGCTCGCGGATGCGCTCCGCCACATCCTCCGCCGTCTCCACGTAAAAAGACTTCACGTCGATCACGCCCGCGCCAAGCTCGAACTTGTCCTTGAATGTCTCCCAGAGCTCCACCTCGCACATCTCGCGGTTGGAGTATTCGAAAATCATCTGGTCGGCCCGGGCCTTGTAGAGGGTTGGGAAGAGCCAGTCGTAGCGGCGCTTGCCTCGCGGACGGCTGGAGAGGTTGCCGAAGCAGACGTGCAGCGCCAGCTTGGCGTTCACGCCCTCCACTGACCTGTTGTAGACGCTCATCCACTCATCGATCTCGCCGGGAATCACGGCAAAGGACGGCTCGTCGATTTGTATGTACGTCGCGCCGGCAGCCACAACGGCCTTGAGCTCGTCATTGATCACCTCCGAGAACTCCGCAGCAAGCTCCAGGCGGCTCTTGTATACATCCCCTGGGCGAATATGCATTGTGAGCGTCAGCGGCCCGGGGCACGTGACCTTGATCGGCCTCTTCGTGCGCGCTTTGGCATACTTGAACTCCTCCACTATCCCCAGCCCCTTCGGTACGCTGACCTTCTCCACGGCCTTGTATCGAGGCGGAGAGTCATACGCGTAGAGCCCCACCTTCCGCAGCGCGGGCTCGCTCACGATGCCGGTCATCCGCTTGTAGAAGCTCTGTACGAAGTACCACCGGCGCATCTCACCGTCCGAAATGATGTCCACTCCCGCCCGCTCCTGGTCCATCATCGCCAGGTCCACAGCGTCGTCGAACATCTCACCGGTGTCCGTCTGCCCGTAGTTGCCCTTGTCCACCTCGCCAAGGGCCGTCCACATCCAGCTTGGGTAAGCATGACTGCCAATCACCGAAGTGGGAAGCAAAGGGACCTGCATTGTGGCCATAACGTCACGCCTCTATCTTCATTAAGAGTGGAGGAATTATAGCAGTAGGCAAAGCTCCTTCCCATACCACGCGCGCTCCGGTATAATGTCGCGGTTAACAACCCGGGCAGAGGGCGTCTTTCGCCCACACCGGAATCAGCGAGGAATGAGATGCGTCAGGACAACAGTACTCAAGCCAGCCGCACGACCCGACGGGACTTCCTGAAGAAGACCGGGATCGTCGCCGCCGGTGGCGTCGTGGGCTCCTTCATCGCCGGTCTTCCTTTGATTAACCGCGCGGGCAGAAAGCCTGCCAAAGTGACTTTTTCGAAGGACTCGGTCTTCACGCCGGCCCGGGACAAGGTCAACCGCGCCTAGCGCCGGTCCGCTCCACTACTCCGGAGGTCTTTAGCCAACCATGCAGGCAACTGCGCGCCCCAGAGTCCTTGCAGACGTGTTTATTCCTGCCGCCGCGGTCCAGTCCCGGGCTAACCGCCTGGCGATCGATGCGGCCCTCGTAATCGGGTTCGCGTTCGTAATCGCCATCTGCGCCCAGCTGGCCTTCAAGCTTCCGACCACCACCGTGCCTATCACCGGCCAGACCTTCGGCATACTTGTGTCCGGCGGCGCCCTGGGCAGCAAGCGCGGCGGGGCGGCCGCTCTGCTGTACATGCTGGTAGGCATGGTTGGACTGCCCGTCTTTGCGCCCACAGGCAACTTTATGGCGGAAAAGTCCGCCCACTTCGTATTCCCCTGGCTCGGAGGCTCCGGCCTGCTCTGGAATATGTCCAGCGGCGGCTATATAGTCGGCTTCGTCGTTGCGGCCTTCATCGTCGGCTGGCTTGCCGAGAAGGGCTGGGACAGGCAGTCCAAAGGCGTCCTGGCGATGCTTATCGGCTCCGTCGCCGTATATGTCTTCGGCCTGGCGTGGCTTGCTGTGTACATCCAGACCCACGCGCCCGTTAACGCCTTTTTTGAGGGCCTCTACCCCGGCAGCAGCCTGCTGGTAAAGACATTGAACGGCGGCCTCTTCCCGTTCGTCGGCGGGGATGCATTAAAGCTCGTTCTCGCTTCCCTCGCCCTGCCAGGGGCCTGGGCGCTGGTGAGCAAGATCAAGGGCGAGCCAAAGGGTTAGGTGGCCACGATCTGGTAACTTTTGACCGCCTCGCTTCGTTTTCACGAGCGAGGCGGTCTTGCTTTCAAACGAAAGGGTTGTGCATGAGAGGCAGTCTGGGCGGCCCTGTTTCAGTCCTCGCCGCGGCGCTTGCAGTGCTATTGGTCGCATGCGGCGACAATGCCATGCCCACGCCTGCGCCTGTTTTCACGCCCCTGCCGGCGGCCACAGCCACGCCCGAGGTCGCCCCCACTCCGACATTCTTCCCATCCGAGTCCGTCAACACGCCGATCAACCCTCCGTTCGATGCGGAAGACGCAGCGCTGCTGGACACAACCCACCCGCTCGACGGTAAGCCCGCCCCCGATTTTACCGGGGTAAGCGGCTGGATAAACACCGAGCCGTTCTCTCTGGCAGACCTCCGCGGCAGAGTGGTGCTGCTGGACTTCTGGACCTACACCTGCATCAACTGCATTCGCACGTTCCCGTTCGTCAAGTCATGGCACGACCGGTACCGCGACGTCGGCCTTGTCGTCATTGGCATTCACTCACCGGAGTTCGCCTTCGAAAAGAAGTACGAAAACGTTCTCAAGGGCACGCAGGACTTCGGCATTGAGTATCCAGTCGTCCAGGACAACGACTGGGCCATCTGGGAAGCCTTTCGCAACACTGCCTGGCCCGGGAAGTACCTGATTGATGCAGAAGGCAACGTCCAGCAGGTGACGATGGGCGAGGGCGGATACGTCGCCGTCGAGCAGGGTATTCGCTATTGGCTTCAAAAGGCCGGCTACAGCGTTGAGCACATCCGGTATACACCCGACGATTTCATTCTCGACCCAGAAATTGTCCGCGAAGCGCACGCAATAGACCGGGAAGACTCCCGTACCCGGGAGCTTTACGCAGGGCTGAAGCGCAACATACCGTTCCGAAAGTATCCGCCGCCGCTGCCGTACATTCTGTACGATCACTACTATGACAACCCGGACACTGACCAGCTTTACGAGGACCCGGACTGGCACAGCAACCACCACATATACTTCCAGGGGCTGTGGCATAACTACTCTGAATACATGCGCCATACCCGTGTCACTTCCAACCTGGAAGACTACGTGGCGATCAAGTACAACGCTAAGACCGTGAACGTGGTGGTCGGCAACGAAAAGGATGAGCCCTACGTGATTCGCGTCACATGGGACGGCAAGCCGATTCCGAAGGAAGTTGCCGAGCCGGACGTTCGCTGGGATTCGGAAGGCAACAGCTACCTGCTGGTGGATGAGCCGCGCATGTATCGTTTGATTCGTACGGTGGAATATGAGAAGCACCAATTGAAGCTCGCCTCCAATTCGGATGACTTCTCTCTCTACACCTTCACGTTTGGTTACTACAAAGAACTGGAAGATAACTAAGGAGCCTCAATGTCAAAGTTTAGACTGGCGCCCGTGTGGGCTTTCACGCTCGTGGCTGTAACGGCACTGGCGGTTGCATGCTCAAACGGCGGCCCGCCGCCGGTGGACGTAGCGCCCACCGCAACAACCGCTCGGGCCGCCGCCACCCCGGCCGGCCAGGCGTCCGCACAGTCCACGCCCACTCAGCAGGCCGGCCCTTTGCCTACCCCTGTCGCCGCAGGCACACCGCTCCCGGCGGACGCGTACGGCCCTGCCCCGGAGCTTGCCGGGACCGGCGAATGGCTCAACTCGGAGCCGTTCACCCTTGCATCACAGCGCGGCAAGGTAGTGCTGGTCGACTTCTGGACTTACACCTGCATAAACTGCCTCCGCACACTGCCTTACCTCAAGGACTGGCACGGAAGGTACGCGGACAAGGGCCTTGTGATTCTCGGCGTCCACACGCCCGAGTTCGACTTCGAAAAATATATCGACAACGTTTCGCGCGCGGTGAATGACCTGGGCATCGAGTATCCTGTGGTCCAGGATAACGGCTATGCCACGTGGCAGGCGTTCAGCAACCAGTATTGGCCGGCCAAATACATGATCGACAAGGATGGCCTGGTCAGGTATGTCCATTTTGGAGAAGGGGCATACGAAGAGACGGAGCAGTATATTCGGAAGCTGCTGGCGGAAGTGTACGCCTCGGTGAACGAAGTGCCGGTGGTGCCGAAGCCGGACCCGGAGGTCGATCCCCTCGCGATGCCTGACAACGTCCTGCTGGCCCTGACCCGGGAGCTCTACGCCGGCTACCGGCGTAATGACAGCGCCGTGCGCTTCGGAAACCCGCCCTACATAGTCCAGCCCGAGTTCTACGAGAACCCCCTGATGGCGGCAACCTACAAGGATCCGGGCGACCACTCCAACCACTTTATCTACGTGCAAGGCGAGTGGGAGACCACCGACGAGTACCTGCGCCATGCCAGGGCGACGCAGAACTACGAAGACTACGTGGCCATCAAGTTCTACGCCAATGAGGTCAACGTCGTTCTTGGCCTCCACTTCGGCGGGCAGTACGATGTCAAGGTTGCCATTGACGGCGTGCCGCTGAAGCGCGAAGAGGCCGGGACCGCGATAAAATGGGACCAGGACGGCAACTCCTACCTCACCGTCACAACGGAAGACATGTACCACATTGTGGACCTGGAGTCGTACCAGGGCAGGGAGCTGCGTCTGAGCTCGAACGCGGACAACTTCTCGGTCTTTGCATTCACCTTTGGCGCGTACATGCAGTAGCGGCGGGAGCTTATAGATGAGGTACCTGCGAATAGCAATCGCGTCGCTCCTGGCGGTGGCCGCATTGACGGCATGCGACTCGGGCGCAGATCCTCCGGCGGCGCCGGGCGGGCAAAGCCCTGTCGCCCGCACCGCGCCAGATCGTCCTGATATGGAACCCCTCGTCAAGGGGCCCGCTTCTCCTGAAGGATACCAGGCGATCCTTGCCACCTCGGACCTGGCCGTCGGGGAGAACCGCATCGGGTTCGTGCTGACTTCGGAGGACGGCTTCGTCACCGTGCCAGCCGTCCGCGTAACACCCAGGCTTCTGGACTCCTCCGGGACAATCCAGGAGGAGCAGGCGCCGGTGCAGGCCATGTACCAGGCGTGGCCGTACGGCAATCGCGGTCTCCACGCTGCCCGGATAAGCTTTGCCAGGCCCGGCCGGTGGGAGCTTTCAATCCAGGTTGAAGAGCCCGGCAAACCCGCATCGGCCGTGAAGCTGACTTTCGATGTGCGTGACTCTACCCTGGCCCCCAACGAAGGCGAGTCGGCAGTGAAGAGCCGGACCCGCACCGCCAGTGACGTCAAGAGCCTTGCAGAGCTTACGACAGGTTCCCTGCGCGATGGGGACCTTTACCAGGTCTCCATCGCCGATGCCGTTTCGGGCGGTAAGCCCGCCGTCGTTGTCTTTGCCAGCCCAGCCTTCTGCATCAACGCCGTCTGCGGTCCGCAGGTGGACGTGCTCCAGGAGCTCAAGAACAGCTACAAGGGCCAGGGCAGCTTCATCCAC
The DNA window shown above is from SAR202 cluster bacterium and carries:
- the rsmG gene encoding 16S rRNA (guanine(527)-N(7))-methyltransferase RsmG, with protein sequence MKVLDEGAARLGVPLDGDKIAAFERYAAELLDWNSRFNLTAVTDPLQIQSRHFLDSLTTVLALPQGYLARPGSMIDIGSGAGFPGIPLKIAFPQARLTLLEATAKKTAFLSHVAGALGLVDTTVVTGRAEDLGHSPEHRARYDLVVCRAVARLNTLAEITLPFAKRGGLVVAHKGPGAAEEIEQARKAIRVLGGSISEVKKARIEGSDWGGVLVVIEKVAETPSAYPRRAGVPGKSPL
- a CDS encoding flippase-like domain-containing protein, whose translation is MANNGGEQNLTSTLRKRIFSLPTLVSFGVAIIFLFFLATRFDLDWGQTWESIRSMDPWQYLLALSLYYASFYFRGIRWMILSRSAGLNDTPGAKTPTVLQFSQMIVMGWFVNSVAWLRAGDFYRAYALSDKARTSFSWSLGTIFAERIMDMATVMLIIVVGALAFVATSDLNSAGVLALGIAVGLAVLVISALVLMKLYGVRLASRLPKRLEEKYQRFHLGTVGSFKQLPIPFVLSIIGWTLEIARLYFVVKALGFEIGIPLVIIVALGHAMLSTVPTPGGVGAVETGVTSLLLLGMTRHDAAAVAIVDRSITYLSVIIIGGILFFLWQVARSRSNRPSDTRRTPPLPGEQARADGG
- a CDS encoding helix-turn-helix domain-containing protein — translated: MCTFKRRCRVSETKQWYSVNEAAEYLGISRRTVYKLCEGSHLPVYSIGSGRTRRFRKEDLDRVPIRTEKPKKRVLRVIDPALAELWDNEKDAEYDKL
- a CDS encoding type II toxin-antitoxin system PemK/MazF family toxin, whose product is MPNTTSYKRGDIFLVEFVFSEGTGMKKRPAVLVSSNSYNAARKDVIVAGVTTDVTRLLVGDHLLANWREAGLLHPSVVTGIISTIKQDMVGRRIGSLSEADIRQLNRVVQATFGLPAILP
- the ilvD gene encoding dihydroxy-acid dehydratase, with product MTTKSTPNLKLKKHSAAVSIGPDRAPARSMLRAVGLRDDDMEKPFVAVANLASDVTPCNVHLTRIAEKAKEGLWAANCAPFMFGTITISDGVSMGTEGMKASLVSREVIADSIETVCFGEGMDGLLAVAACDKNMPGSIMAMARLNIPSIFIYGGAILPGHFNGNDVNIQDVFEAVGKHSRGTMSFEELIALEKAACPGEGACSGMFTANTMSSAIEALGMSLPGAASIPAVDRRGEGVAYSAGAALYGLLEKDIKPLDVITRKSLENAITVVLAMGGSTNAVLHLLAIAHEAKVELSIDDFDRLARKTPYITDLRPGGRFVMSDVDRSGGLQVVMNELLQAGLLHGDCITVTGKTVAENLAGIQIQKPDGKVIYPAKTPRSPVGGLAILKGNLAPEGAVMKVAGTKHLKHEGPAKVFDGERACFAAVTKGEVKPGDVVVIRYEGPKGGPGMQEMLAVTGAIMGQGLGNNVLLLTDGRFSGATHGPMIGHVAPEAAVGGPIALVQNGDIISMDVETRQLNVKVSDEELQRRKNAWKAPAPKYTSGVMAKFAKLVGSASKGAVTG
- a CDS encoding methionine synthase, with product MQVPLLPTSVIGSHAYPSWMWTALGEVDKGNYGQTDTGEMFDDAVDLAMMDQERAGVDIISDGEMRRWYFVQSFYKRMTGIVSEPALRKVGLYAYDSPPRYKAVEKVSVPKGLGIVEEFKYAKARTKRPIKVTCPGPLTLTMHIRPGDVYKSRLELAAEFSEVINDELKAVVAAGATYIQIDEPSFAVIPGEIDEWMSVYNRSVEGVNAKLALHVCFGNLSSRPRGKRRYDWLFPTLYKARADQMIFEYSNREMCEVELWETFKDKFELGAGVIDVKSFYVETAEDVAERIREHLKYGPADKLWIVPDCGFFQLPRWITKLKLKAMVEGTKIVRKELGG
- a CDS encoding twin-arginine translocation signal domain-containing protein, with product MRQDNSTQASRTTRRDFLKKTGIVAAGGVVGSFIAGLPLINRAGRKPAKVTFSKDSVFTPARDKVNRA
- a CDS encoding biotin transporter BioY encodes the protein MQATARPRVLADVFIPAAAVQSRANRLAIDAALVIGFAFVIAICAQLAFKLPTTTVPITGQTFGILVSGGALGSKRGGAAALLYMLVGMVGLPVFAPTGNFMAEKSAHFVFPWLGGSGLLWNMSSGGYIVGFVVAAFIVGWLAEKGWDRQSKGVLAMLIGSVAVYVFGLAWLAVYIQTHAPVNAFFEGLYPGSSLLVKTLNGGLFPFVGGDALKLVLASLALPGAWALVSKIKGEPKG
- a CDS encoding redoxin domain-containing protein codes for the protein MRGSLGGPVSVLAAALAVLLVACGDNAMPTPAPVFTPLPAATATPEVAPTPTFFPSESVNTPINPPFDAEDAALLDTTHPLDGKPAPDFTGVSGWINTEPFSLADLRGRVVLLDFWTYTCINCIRTFPFVKSWHDRYRDVGLVVIGIHSPEFAFEKKYENVLKGTQDFGIEYPVVQDNDWAIWEAFRNTAWPGKYLIDAEGNVQQVTMGEGGYVAVEQGIRYWLQKAGYSVEHIRYTPDDFILDPEIVREAHAIDREDSRTRELYAGLKRNIPFRKYPPPLPYILYDHYYDNPDTDQLYEDPDWHSNHHIYFQGLWHNYSEYMRHTRVTSNLEDYVAIKYNAKTVNVVVGNEKDEPYVIRVTWDGKPIPKEVAEPDVRWDSEGNSYLLVDEPRMYRLIRTVEYEKHQLKLASNSDDFSLYTFTFGYYKELEDN
- a CDS encoding redoxin domain-containing protein translates to MSKFRLAPVWAFTLVAVTALAVACSNGGPPPVDVAPTATTARAAATPAGQASAQSTPTQQAGPLPTPVAAGTPLPADAYGPAPELAGTGEWLNSEPFTLASQRGKVVLVDFWTYTCINCLRTLPYLKDWHGRYADKGLVILGVHTPEFDFEKYIDNVSRAVNDLGIEYPVVQDNGYATWQAFSNQYWPAKYMIDKDGLVRYVHFGEGAYEETEQYIRKLLAEVYASVNEVPVVPKPDPEVDPLAMPDNVLLALTRELYAGYRRNDSAVRFGNPPYIVQPEFYENPLMAATYKDPGDHSNHFIYVQGEWETTDEYLRHARATQNYEDYVAIKFYANEVNVVLGLHFGGQYDVKVAIDGVPLKREEAGTAIKWDQDGNSYLTVTTEDMYHIVDLESYQGRELRLSSNADNFSVFAFTFGAYMQ